A window of Psychroflexus sp. ALD_RP9 contains these coding sequences:
- a CDS encoding amino acid carrier protein, giving the protein MIYRNLLVLFSFLLGFANYAQELKVTPKAINPSDEINDGQIELKVTGGETPYSYKWSNQETPLSSSVSSGLVEGNPYTIIVSDASGLSKTVSVEIPAESITEHFNSTFKPIVDQMGSVLFWDPFAAIGIYDPVVYANKKIMFAPGWSAETTNKFVLKKWLVEKNTHVDQGQAIAVISRGDLGDVTVKAEASGKIKHLVDEGSSIFNPENPEDVIQQNAHKFASIVYDEPVALLHPNGDQQTKGIPFIVVWLILGAAFFTFRMGFINVRGFKHALQLAKGKFDDPKAPGRITHFQALSTAVSATVGLGNIAGVAVAISLGGAGATFWMILAGLLGMSSKFVECTLGVKYRFINKEGRIFGGPMNYLRYGLEKKNLSKLGKFLAGLFAILAIGASFGGGNMFQANQSFAILSEQIPFLQGNGFAFGVFLAVLVGVVIIGGINSIANVTGKVVPVMAAVYVLGALVVIGINIGNIGPAFSAIIDGAFSPSALKGGFIGVLIVGFQRAAFSNEAGVGSAAIAHSAAKTNHPPSEGFVALLEPFIDTVVVCTLTALVLIFTGMHEVEGVSGVELTTNAFGSVISWFPYVLALAVFLFAFSTMISWSYYGMRAWSYVFGRGKKTELAYKILFLLFVILGASVSLGAVLDFSDMMILAMSFPNIIGLYILSGEVRKDLRNYVADLKAGKLFSREAR; this is encoded by the coding sequence ATGATTTATAGAAATTTATTGGTATTATTTAGCTTTTTGTTAGGTTTTGCCAATTATGCCCAAGAACTTAAGGTCACCCCTAAAGCTATTAACCCATCTGATGAAATAAATGATGGCCAAATTGAATTAAAAGTTACAGGTGGCGAAACGCCTTACAGTTACAAATGGTCTAATCAAGAAACACCATTATCATCTAGTGTTTCGTCGGGTTTAGTTGAGGGAAATCCGTATACTATTATTGTTTCTGATGCATCAGGATTATCTAAAACTGTAAGCGTTGAAATACCAGCAGAATCAATTACAGAACATTTCAACTCCACTTTTAAACCTATTGTAGATCAAATGGGCTCTGTTTTATTTTGGGATCCATTTGCAGCGATTGGTATTTATGACCCTGTTGTTTACGCCAACAAAAAAATCATGTTTGCTCCAGGTTGGAGTGCTGAGACCACTAATAAGTTTGTTTTAAAAAAATGGTTGGTCGAGAAAAATACACATGTTGATCAAGGCCAAGCCATTGCAGTAATTTCTCGTGGCGATTTAGGAGATGTCACTGTAAAAGCAGAAGCTTCAGGTAAAATAAAACATTTAGTTGATGAAGGCAGTTCAATTTTCAATCCAGAAAACCCTGAAGATGTGATTCAGCAAAATGCCCATAAATTTGCTAGTATTGTATATGATGAACCTGTTGCTTTGCTACATCCTAATGGTGATCAACAAACTAAAGGAATACCTTTTATTGTGGTCTGGTTAATTTTAGGAGCAGCCTTTTTTACATTCAGAATGGGTTTTATTAATGTGAGAGGTTTTAAACATGCCTTACAATTAGCTAAAGGTAAATTTGATGACCCTAAAGCGCCAGGAAGAATTACCCATTTTCAAGCCTTGTCTACAGCTGTTTCGGCGACTGTAGGTTTAGGAAATATCGCAGGTGTAGCTGTGGCTATTTCATTAGGCGGAGCTGGAGCAACCTTTTGGATGATTTTAGCAGGTTTACTTGGGATGTCATCTAAATTTGTTGAATGTACTTTAGGTGTTAAGTACAGGTTTATCAATAAGGAAGGCCGAATTTTTGGTGGACCTATGAATTATCTGCGTTATGGTTTAGAGAAGAAAAACTTAAGTAAGCTAGGTAAATTTTTAGCAGGTTTATTTGCAATCCTAGCTATTGGAGCCTCTTTTGGTGGTGGTAATATGTTCCAAGCCAATCAGTCTTTTGCTATACTTTCAGAGCAAATTCCTTTTTTACAAGGTAATGGTTTTGCTTTTGGTGTCTTTTTAGCGGTATTGGTAGGTGTCGTTATTATTGGAGGTATTAATTCAATTGCTAATGTTACTGGAAAAGTTGTTCCAGTTATGGCAGCCGTATATGTTCTAGGTGCATTGGTTGTTATTGGTATAAATATTGGAAATATAGGGCCAGCATTTAGTGCTATTATCGATGGTGCATTTTCTCCAAGTGCCTTAAAAGGAGGATTTATAGGTGTTTTAATTGTTGGTTTTCAAAGAGCAGCATTCTCTAACGAAGCCGGTGTAGGTTCAGCAGCTATTGCTCACTCAGCTGCTAAAACTAATCATCCACCTTCTGAAGGTTTTGTGGCTTTGCTTGAACCTTTCATAGATACCGTTGTGGTTTGTACGCTCACCGCTTTAGTTTTAATTTTTACGGGAATGCATGAGGTTGAAGGTGTTTCAGGTGTTGAATTAACAACCAATGCATTTGGTAGTGTTATTTCATGGTTTCCTTATGTGTTAGCCTTAGCCGTATTCTTATTTGCATTTTCAACGATGATTTCTTGGTCGTATTATGGTATGAGAGCTTGGTCTTATGTATTTGGTCGTGGTAAAAAGACAGAGTTAGCCTATAAAATTCTTTTCTTATTATTTGTAATTTTAGGTGCTTCTGTAAGTTTAGGCGCTGTGCTTGATTTTTCAGATATGATGATTTTAGCGATGTCTTTCCCTAATATTATTGGCCTATACATTTTATCTGGTGAGGTAAGAAAAGATTTAAGAAATTATGTAGCCGATTTAAAAGCAGGAAAACTGTTTAGCAGAGAGGCGAGATAA
- a CDS encoding ComEA family DNA-binding protein, which translates to MKPQKSQLVWTTSDRIGIFALLIIIGGLIISVYFIKQSETTADFRVDETSHQNVLQIVDSLKNKQNQQKSFKIYPFNPNFITDYKAYTLNMPTIAFDKLQAYRKKGMWINSKAEFQKVTGVSEAWMKAYAGYFKFPDWVVKQQKRKLKQKLAKKELSYDDKKDLNLATIDDLTNIKGVGDYYAKKIIERRERLDGFRGDVQLKDVYGLSYEVENEIMKYFTVKTSTDAELIDVNKASIIQLEQIPYFDYEMARKIFNFIRLREGISNFEELNKIKGFPTYKIPQIKLYLNIQ; encoded by the coding sequence ATGAAACCTCAAAAATCCCAATTGGTCTGGACAACATCTGATCGGATTGGGATTTTTGCGTTATTGATTATTATCGGCGGGTTAATTATAAGCGTATATTTTATAAAACAAAGCGAAACCACAGCTGATTTTAGAGTTGATGAAACCTCTCATCAAAATGTACTTCAAATTGTAGATTCGTTAAAAAATAAACAAAATCAGCAAAAATCTTTCAAAATATATCCGTTTAACCCTAATTTTATAACTGATTATAAGGCTTACACCCTAAACATGCCAACCATAGCTTTTGATAAATTACAAGCTTATAGAAAAAAAGGGATGTGGATTAATTCAAAAGCTGAGTTTCAAAAAGTAACAGGTGTAAGTGAAGCTTGGATGAAAGCTTATGCAGGATATTTTAAATTTCCAGATTGGGTTGTTAAACAACAAAAACGAAAATTAAAGCAAAAGCTTGCGAAAAAGGAATTGAGTTATGATGATAAAAAAGATTTAAACTTAGCAACTATCGATGATTTAACAAATATTAAAGGCGTTGGAGATTATTATGCTAAAAAAATTATTGAAAGACGTGAACGTTTAGATGGCTTTAGAGGCGATGTTCAATTAAAAGACGTTTACGGATTAAGTTATGAAGTCGAAAACGAAATTATGAAATATTTTACCGTTAAAACTTCAACTGATGCCGAATTAATAGATGTTAATAAAGCATCGATTATTCAACTCGAACAAATTCCATATTTTGATTATGAAATGGCTAGGAAGATTTTCAATTTTATAAGATTAAGAGAAGGGATTTCAAATTTTGAAGAGCTAAATAAAATCAAAGGTTTTCCAACATATAAAATACCACAAATAAAATTATATTTAAATATACAGTAA
- a CDS encoding acyl-CoA dehydrogenase family protein: MNTLYFTEEHELFRESLRDFLQKEVVPHLGKWEEEGTIERFIWEKFGEMGYFGVAYPEKYGGMDLDLFYTVILLEELQRINSGGFAAAIWAHAYLAMTHLNKEGSEAIKEKYLAKSISGEMIGCLCITEPFGGSDVAAMRTTAKETEDGFVLNGSKTFITNGVYSDYLVVAAKTAPELGGKGISIFVVDRDTPGINATKLNKLGWRASDTAEISFDNVKIPKSHLMGEKNMGFPYIMQHFALERLIMGVNAHARAEYAIEYTLQYMSEREAFGKSINQFQALRHRLVEHATEVEVCKTFNYTTIKRLDAGEYVVKEATMSKLKSTKVADEAIYDCLQFLGGYGYIEEYPLARMFRDSRLGPIGGGTSEILKEILSKMIIDQKNYKPAT; encoded by the coding sequence ATGAACACATTATACTTTACAGAAGAACACGAGTTATTTAGAGAAAGTTTGAGAGACTTTTTGCAAAAAGAAGTTGTACCACATCTTGGTAAATGGGAAGAAGAAGGGACAATCGAGCGTTTTATTTGGGAGAAATTTGGTGAAATGGGTTATTTTGGTGTTGCCTATCCAGAAAAATATGGCGGTATGGATTTAGATTTGTTTTATACTGTTATACTTTTAGAAGAATTACAGCGTATTAATTCTGGTGGATTTGCAGCTGCTATTTGGGCACATGCTTATTTAGCTATGACACACTTAAATAAAGAAGGCAGCGAAGCGATTAAAGAAAAATACCTAGCTAAATCAATTTCAGGTGAAATGATAGGCTGTCTGTGTATTACAGAACCTTTTGGAGGGTCTGATGTTGCCGCAATGCGAACTACTGCTAAAGAAACCGAAGATGGTTTTGTGCTTAACGGTTCTAAAACATTTATTACTAATGGTGTTTATTCAGATTACTTGGTTGTAGCTGCCAAAACAGCTCCAGAATTAGGTGGGAAAGGAATTAGTATTTTTGTTGTTGATCGTGATACTCCGGGAATAAATGCCACAAAACTTAATAAATTAGGCTGGAGAGCTTCTGATACAGCAGAAATTTCGTTTGATAATGTAAAGATTCCCAAGTCTCATTTAATGGGTGAAAAAAATATGGGATTCCCATATATTATGCAGCATTTTGCCTTAGAGCGTCTTATCATGGGTGTAAACGCACATGCTAGGGCAGAGTATGCTATTGAATACACCTTACAATACATGAGTGAACGTGAAGCCTTTGGAAAATCAATCAATCAGTTTCAAGCTTTACGCCATCGTTTAGTGGAGCATGCAACTGAAGTAGAAGTTTGTAAAACATTTAATTATACAACAATCAAGCGCTTAGATGCTGGCGAGTATGTTGTAAAAGAAGCTACAATGTCTAAATTAAAATCGACCAAAGTTGCTGATGAAGCTATTTATGATTGTCTACAATTTTTAGGTGGTTATGGTTACATAGAAGAGTATCCACTTGCAAGAATGTTTAGAGACAGTAGGTTAGGACCAATCGGAGGCGGAACCTCAGAAATTTTAAAAGAAATTTTATCTAAGATGATCATTGATCAAAAAAATTACAAGCCAGCAACCTAA